The Thermoanaerobaculia bacterium DNA window GTCCTTCGAAAACGGCTCTTTCTCGGCGGTTCCCTGGATCTCGACGAACCTTCCCGAGGCCGTCCCGACGAGATTGCAGTCGACTTCCGCCGACGAGTCCTCCTCGTAGCAGAGGTCGAGCAGCGCGCGGCCTTCGTGGCGGCCGATCGAGACGCCGGCGACCGTCTCGCGGATCGGCCATTTCCGGAGGAAGTGCTGGTCGGAGACTTTCGCGAACGCGACGGCGAGCGCGACGCAGGCGCCCGTGATCGAGGCGCAGCGCGTCCCTCCGTCCGCCTGGAGAACGTCGCAATCGAGGGTGAACGTCCGCTCGCCGAAGGCCGTGAGGTCGACGACGCTTCGGAGCGCCCGCCCGATCAGCCGCTGGATCTCCATCGTCCGCCCGCCCTGTTTTCCGCGGGCCGCCTCGCGCGGCGAGCGCGTGTGGGTGGCGCGCGGGAGCATCCCGTACTCGGCGGTGACCCAGCCGGTGCCGGTGCCCTTCAGGAACGGGGGGACCTTGTCCTCGATCGACACGGTGCAGAGGACGCGCGTTTCCCCCTGGACGATGAGCGCGGAGCCTTCGGCGTAGCGCGAGACGCCGGTCTCGATCGTCACGGAACGGATCTCGTCCGGAGTGCGGCCGTCCGCTCTGCGGCCGTCGTCGCGGCGTTCCTCGCCGCGCGGCTTTTCGCCGCGGCCGTTCACGCGGCCCTCTCCGCCGCGGCCGTTCGCGCGGCCCTCTCCCCCGCGACCGGCTTCGCGCGTCACAGGTGCCCCGTGATGTCGACGTGCTCGAGACGGTCGATGGGGCGGCCGAGGAAGCGCTCGGCCACGGTCCGGAAGCGTTGGGCGGCGTCGGTCACGCAGACATGGTATTCCGATTCCTTCTCGCTTCGCCGCGCGGGGGTCAGCAGGGGGCGCACGGCGTCGCATACCGCGTCGGCCGAGTCGACGAGCGCGACGTCGGGAAGCGTGCGCGCGATCGTTCCTTTGAGCAGCGGGTAGTGCGTGCACCCCAGCACGAGCGCCTCGACGGCGTCGGCGCGAAACGGCGACAGGTAGATCTCGGCGGTCTCGCGCGCGACGGCGTTGTCGATCCATCCCTCCTCGGCGAGCGGAACGAAGAGCGGGCAGGCGCGCGCGACCACCTCGCGGTCGGGAGCGCGGCGGGCGATCGCCCGGGCATACGCTCCCGAGGCGATCGTCGCCTCGGTGCCGATCACTCCGATCCGGCGCCGGCCCGTCGCGACGGCCGCCGCTGCTCCCGGCTCGATCACGCCGACCACCGGGACGGGGGAAATCGCCTCGATCGCGGGGAGCGCCAGGGCCGAGGCGGTGTTGCACGCGACGACGAGGAACTTCACGTCGCGCGCGAGCAGGAAACCGACATTGGCGAGCGAGTAGCGCTCGACCGTCTCGGGCGACTTCGTCCCGTACGGCAGCCGCGCCGTGTCGCCGAGGAACAGGAACGATTCCCGCGGGAACTCCTCCCGCAGCCGGCGGACGACGGTGAGGCCGCCCACGCCCGAGTCGAAGACGCCGATCGGTCGGGGATCGCTCATCGCGAGCCCTCCGAAGGCGGCGGCGGAGGCGCCGGGGTCGCCGTTCCTTTCCCGGGCGGCGCCGCGGACGGGGCCGACGGGGACGTTGCCGTCGGCGCCTCCGAGCCGCTTGCGGGAGGAGGCCCGGATGCGGGCGCCTCGCCGGGGCCGGATGCGGGCGCCGCGGCGGCCGCGCCCATGACGTCCTTCATGGCGGGAAGAGGGCGGCTGATGTCGACGTGCCCCGCGAGCGTCTCGACCGCGCTGCCGTTGACGAGGATCTGCACGCGGTCGGTCTGCGCGAGGTTCTGGAGCATCGCGTCGACGACCGCCCCGACGCACGCGAGCTCGTCGGCGGACCCCGCCGCCTTCGCCCAGGCCGGCGCGACGTTCAAATCGACGACGACGCGGCCGTCGCCCGGAACGAATGCGTTCCGGAGCGTCAGACCCTCGGGAAACGCCGGCAGGAGCGCGGGGTCCTTCGGCCCCGCGGCCTCCTCGCGCATGATCGTCCGCGCGAATCCGACCGCGTCGACCGGCTTCTCGACGTCCCGCTCTTCCGGCCGGAGCAGGCCGTCGTCCTTCGACACGAAGAACAGCGTGACGCGGGTCTTCTCGGCGGGCGGGGGCGGCAGCGGCCCCGGCGCGAGCTGGAGCGGCGCCGCGGACCGCGCGCGCACGACCGCGCCGCCGCGCAGCCGTCGTCGTCCACCGGCGCGCTCGCGCGCGATCACGAACAGCACCGCGACCGCCGCCGCCGAGAGAATGAGCACGGCCCAAGCCGCTCTCTTACTCACGCGCGATCCTCACCTCTCCCGGCGGGAAGCCTGTTCCGGCGATCTTCACCTCTCCCGGCGGGAGAGGTCGCCGCGCCGCAGCGACAGCGGAGGCGTGCGGGTGAGGGAGCCCCGGGTGGGTCGGCACGCTCGTGTTCCTAGCTCGGAGGCGCCGAGGGATGGCTCTGCAGGTACGACTCGACCGCGCGGCCGATCGCCTCCGCGATGCTCTGCCGGAACTCGGGACTCGCGAGCTCCTTCGCTTCTTCGGGATTCGAGATGAAGGCCGTCTCGACGAGGACGGCGGGCATCGTCGCCCCGACGAGCACCCGGAACGGCGCCTGCTTGATCCCGCGGTTTTCCGTGTGG harbors:
- the murI gene encoding glutamate racemase; translated protein: MSDPRPIGVFDSGVGGLTVVRRLREEFPRESFLFLGDTARLPYGTKSPETVERYSLANVGFLLARDVKFLVVACNTASALALPAIEAISPVPVVGVIEPGAAAAVATGRRRIGVIGTEATIASGAYARAIARRAPDREVVARACPLFVPLAEEGWIDNAVARETAEIYLSPFRADAVEALVLGCTHYPLLKGTIARTLPDVALVDSADAVCDAVRPLLTPARRSEKESEYHVCVTDAAQRFRTVAERFLGRPIDRLEHVDITGHL
- a CDS encoding GerMN domain-containing protein; this encodes MSKRAAWAVLILSAAAVAVLFVIARERAGGRRRLRGGAVVRARSAAPLQLAPGPLPPPPAEKTRVTLFFVSKDDGLLRPEERDVEKPVDAVGFARTIMREEAAGPKDPALLPAFPEGLTLRNAFVPGDGRVVVDLNVAPAWAKAAGSADELACVGAVVDAMLQNLAQTDRVQILVNGSAVETLAGHVDISRPLPAMKDVMGAAAAAPASGPGEAPASGPPPASGSEAPTATSPSAPSAAPPGKGTATPAPPPPPSEGSR
- the rph gene encoding ribonuclease PH, whose amino-acid sequence is MNGRGEKPRGEERRDDGRRADGRTPDEIRSVTIETGVSRYAEGSALIVQGETRVLCTVSIEDKVPPFLKGTGTGWVTAEYGMLPRATHTRSPREAARGKQGGRTMEIQRLIGRALRSVVDLTAFGERTFTLDCDVLQADGGTRCASITGACVALAVAFAKVSDQHFLRKWPIRETVAGVSIGRHEGRALLDLCYEEDSSAEVDCNLVGTASGRFVEIQGTAEKEPFSKDDLDELLRLGNGGLASLFAIQRAAIDPVVASLRLSENVFRREV